A portion of the Candidatus Pristimantibacillus lignocellulolyticus genome contains these proteins:
- a CDS encoding histidine kinase, which yields MRLRENTFAKIISLIILLLIPIILLYTLSMQTSIQVIKDEVRSLKQKDINFLANEFDKSVTTLTSLGFLLNEDIHIQSLQTLHLTDSVYERNNERLRIMERLRLLNVSQRWDTQYSILAPSNQEFVSTNRYLSYDLDKVKSLLAPEWKYQEVITQNISQKRFVRHIVRPKNKIANLNEAGIIIEISFPEEHIIKDLDTFKETGKGDPFLYNMDGSSIQNKNSDKTTITTISDLIQSEKLVPTSSNQIINISKQEYLVLFAPIDTLGWYLVDYVPIDNMLQPIVKTQILFYVSVVLLLVMSLLAGYLLYRNVQRPIALLIRNVRKLQDGDYSTRIKVNPKNEFSYLFERFNDMTAETERLIEKVYMEELRLREANVKQLQSQINPHFLYNCFALIRSLARLNKTESVMTLSMHLSKYYRYTTRVEKLTATLTEEVELLRSYLEIQQFHIQHMSYHIEIPEYMLDLEIPRLLLQPIAENAVLHGIEQYDGDGIITISAETVGNFHSIIVEDNGVGMTEEQLEMLEHKLFDTPDDNSGCALWNIRQRMIFQFGPEASINFSIRPSGGLIVRLSWISPSKE from the coding sequence ATGAGGTTACGAGAAAACACATTCGCAAAAATCATATCGCTTATCATTCTGTTGTTAATTCCGATTATTTTACTTTATACATTATCTATGCAAACAAGTATTCAAGTTATTAAGGATGAGGTTCGCTCTCTAAAGCAAAAGGATATTAATTTTCTTGCTAATGAATTTGATAAAAGTGTCACAACGTTAACCTCTCTAGGCTTCTTATTAAATGAGGACATACATATTCAGTCACTACAAACACTCCATTTAACAGATAGCGTTTACGAACGTAATAATGAGCGGCTTCGAATAATGGAGCGTTTGCGGTTACTTAATGTATCCCAGCGCTGGGATACTCAGTATAGTATTCTCGCCCCTTCCAACCAAGAGTTTGTCTCTACGAATAGATATCTTTCATATGACTTAGATAAAGTGAAAAGTCTACTTGCGCCAGAATGGAAGTACCAGGAAGTCATTACGCAAAATATTTCCCAGAAGCGTTTTGTTCGTCATATTGTAAGACCCAAAAATAAAATTGCTAATCTTAATGAAGCTGGTATTATTATTGAGATTTCTTTCCCTGAAGAACATATTATTAAAGATTTGGACACATTCAAAGAGACAGGAAAAGGTGACCCTTTCCTATATAATATGGACGGCAGCTCTATTCAAAATAAAAATTCAGATAAAACAACGATTACAACAATAAGTGATCTTATTCAGTCCGAAAAACTTGTTCCTACATCCAGTAATCAAATCATTAACATTTCAAAACAAGAATACTTAGTATTGTTTGCACCTATAGACACTTTAGGTTGGTATCTCGTTGACTATGTACCGATTGATAATATGTTACAACCGATTGTTAAAACTCAAATTTTATTTTATGTTTCTGTTGTCTTATTGCTTGTTATGAGTCTACTTGCTGGTTACTTATTGTATCGTAATGTTCAACGTCCCATTGCTTTGTTAATTCGAAATGTTAGAAAGCTTCAAGATGGTGACTATTCTACTCGAATAAAAGTTAATCCGAAAAATGAGTTTTCATATTTATTTGAGCGGTTTAACGATATGACTGCAGAAACTGAACGATTAATTGAGAAAGTATATATGGAGGAGTTACGTCTAAGAGAAGCGAATGTAAAGCAATTGCAATCGCAGATTAATCCTCATTTTCTATACAATTGCTTTGCATTAATACGAAGTCTAGCAAGATTGAATAAGACGGAATCCGTTATGACCTTATCGATGCATCTTTCTAAATATTATCGATATACAACTAGGGTTGAGAAGCTAACAGCTACACTTACTGAAGAAGTGGAGTTACTCAGAAGCTATCTCGAAATTCAACAATTTCATATTCAACACATGTCTTACCATATAGAAATTCCCGAATATATGCTTGATCTTGAAATTCCTCGTCTGTTACTTCAGCCAATTGCAGAGAATGCTGTACTGCACGGGATTGAGCAATATGATGGTGATGGTATAATTACGATTTCAGCTGAAACCGTCGGGAACTTTCATTCCATTATTGTAGAGGACAATGGGGTAGGTATGACAGAAGAACAATTAGAGATGCTTGAACATAAATTGTTTGACACACCAGATGATAACAGTGGTTGCGCATTGTGGAATATTAGACAACGTATGATTTTTCAATTTGGGCCCGAGGCTTCCATTAATTTCTCAATCAGACCAAGCGGCGGCTTAATCGTTCGTCTATCGTGGATTAGTCCTAGTAAGGAATAA
- a CDS encoding extracellular solute-binding protein: MNKILSVLLILSFVIVITSCYGVNTDDEEKTNNNSKSKGIIDSGNNEIFVDGKYSTPITLTTVWGIPENGAVFKEGESIENNVHTQIIKDQLGIEIKYDWVVTNTNDAYKTKLRLMLSSEEKMPDVISYRGDLETVNMLIDSGQFMSVGELVEKYANDTYKEGLALDPGIWLPITREGEKMALPILDYAYNDDHVMWIRQDWLDKLKIKAPTTIAELETVMEAFVNDDPDQNGVKDTIGLATGFKNGFSTWMSDIGFVFGAYGTMPSQWNLNDEGTLVNGSIDPAAKDALATLKSWMEKGYISEDSTLYDEINGTELFTKGEAGIMVGRNWLPEWPFPELLTNVPGASYKAYPIPAGPDGKIGSAGGNPPVNGYLFVNKNAKHPEAIIHYYNWFFDNLADPQPGSKFENGFAEGYDYAVLPDGSLTADAELYPELFPGLKGQTAPVLYYTLTYEGARIPTLYADTHIKLANGEAPESPYEKQVFNTRRKENIDAMKIIVDQKNIRMKGYYLGPITETMQSKNELLNQLVNETYSKIIYGQQPIDAFDTMVGNWLISGGEEITTEVNDWYKSTQ; the protein is encoded by the coding sequence ATGAACAAAATATTATCAGTACTATTGATTTTGTCATTTGTTATAGTAATTACTTCATGTTATGGGGTAAACACTGATGATGAGGAAAAGACAAATAATAACTCCAAATCAAAGGGGATTATCGACAGTGGAAATAATGAAATATTTGTAGATGGTAAATATTCAACTCCAATTACGTTAACAACAGTATGGGGTATTCCTGAGAACGGTGCTGTGTTCAAAGAAGGAGAGAGTATTGAAAACAATGTGCATACACAAATCATCAAGGATCAACTAGGCATTGAGATCAAGTATGATTGGGTTGTTACGAATACCAATGACGCTTACAAAACAAAACTTCGTCTGATGCTTTCTTCTGAGGAGAAAATGCCAGATGTTATTTCGTACCGTGGAGATTTAGAAACGGTTAATATGCTAATCGACTCTGGACAATTTATGTCAGTTGGTGAGTTAGTAGAAAAATATGCTAATGACACTTATAAAGAAGGTCTTGCTCTTGATCCTGGGATTTGGTTGCCAATTACTCGCGAAGGTGAAAAGATGGCACTTCCAATTTTAGACTATGCTTATAACGACGATCATGTTATGTGGATTCGTCAAGACTGGTTAGATAAGTTGAAAATTAAAGCACCAACAACGATCGCTGAGCTTGAAACAGTGATGGAAGCATTTGTGAACGATGATCCTGATCAAAATGGTGTAAAAGATACGATCGGTTTGGCAACAGGATTTAAAAATGGATTTAGTACTTGGATGTCTGATATTGGCTTCGTATTTGGTGCATATGGCACAATGCCTAGTCAATGGAATTTGAACGATGAAGGAACATTAGTAAACGGTTCTATAGATCCAGCAGCGAAAGATGCACTAGCTACGTTGAAGTCTTGGATGGAAAAAGGATATATTTCCGAAGATTCTACTTTGTATGATGAGATAAATGGAACTGAGTTATTTACTAAAGGTGAAGCTGGAATTATGGTAGGACGTAACTGGCTTCCAGAATGGCCTTTCCCAGAACTTCTCACTAACGTACCTGGTGCAAGCTACAAGGCATACCCAATTCCTGCCGGTCCCGATGGGAAAATTGGTTCGGCTGGAGGTAATCCTCCTGTAAATGGATATCTCTTTGTTAACAAAAATGCTAAGCACCCAGAAGCAATTATTCATTACTACAACTGGTTCTTCGATAATTTGGCTGACCCGCAACCAGGCAGTAAATTCGAGAACGGTTTTGCAGAAGGTTATGATTACGCGGTACTACCTGATGGAAGTCTAACGGCTGATGCTGAGTTATATCCAGAGCTATTTCCTGGTTTGAAGGGTCAAACTGCTCCAGTACTTTACTATACATTAACTTATGAAGGTGCACGTATTCCGACGCTATATGCTGACACTCATATTAAACTTGCCAATGGTGAGGCACCTGAATCACCTTACGAAAAACAAGTGTTTAATACTAGAAGGAAAGAAAATATAGATGCAATGAAAATTATTGTTGATCAAAAAAACATTCGTATGAAAGGCTACTATTTGGGACCGATAACCGAGACAATGCAAAGTAAAAATGAGCTTCTTAATCAGCTTGTTAACGAAACATATAGTAAAATAATATATGGACAACAGCCAATTGATGCGTTCGATACGATGGTAGGAAATTGGTTGATATCTGGTGGAGAGGAAATTACAACAGAAGTTAACGACTGGTATAAAAGTACGCAATAA
- a CDS encoding multidrug effflux MFS transporter — protein MNQKISNPSLLLLIILVAFPQISETIYTPSLPDIAQSLGASNNMIQLTLSIYFVGFAVGVFCWGRFSDFIGRRPAMLWGILVYGIGSFFCYLSNSVEWLLICRFIQAFGASAGSVITQTILRESIEGAKRHAVFAQISAALAFTPAIGPLLGGWIDQLLGFRAVFFTLVLMSIVILMYTWTALPETKVTARVKIDILSIAKRLITDRRVLGFGFLIGATNGILFSYYAEAPFIFIDFFQMEPGWFGFFGIFVALSSIVGAMLSKKLILNLRPEKIIVYGSIISMIGAITLLCFAIIGIKVSTIDLLIMVVCIFIILLGIGMSIPNCLSLALVNYGDVLGTAGAIFGLGYYIIVSLITTGMSLLHNESLLRMPMYFVCLTVAMVLVSHRLVKYESR, from the coding sequence GTGAACCAAAAAATCTCAAATCCTTCATTACTGTTATTAATTATTCTTGTGGCTTTTCCACAAATTAGTGAAACGATATATACTCCTTCTTTACCAGATATCGCTCAGTCCTTAGGAGCGAGTAATAATATGATCCAACTTACGCTCAGCATTTATTTTGTAGGTTTTGCAGTTGGTGTATTTTGTTGGGGAAGGTTTTCAGATTTCATTGGAAGGCGCCCAGCTATGCTGTGGGGCATTCTAGTTTATGGGATAGGGAGTTTCTTCTGCTATCTTTCTAATTCAGTCGAGTGGTTGTTGATCTGTAGATTCATTCAGGCTTTTGGTGCTAGTGCTGGATCAGTAATTACACAAACGATCTTGCGTGAGAGTATAGAGGGAGCCAAGCGTCATGCGGTATTCGCTCAGATTTCAGCAGCACTTGCATTTACCCCTGCTATAGGTCCACTTCTTGGTGGATGGATAGACCAATTGCTAGGTTTTAGAGCAGTGTTTTTCACATTGGTATTGATGAGTATTGTCATTCTAATGTATACGTGGACTGCTTTGCCTGAAACCAAGGTGACAGCAAGAGTGAAAATAGACATCTTATCTATAGCTAAGCGTCTAATTACAGATCGAAGAGTTTTGGGGTTTGGTTTTCTCATTGGCGCAACCAATGGAATATTGTTTAGCTATTATGCTGAAGCACCATTTATATTTATAGATTTTTTTCAAATGGAGCCTGGTTGGTTTGGTTTTTTTGGAATCTTTGTAGCATTGTCATCTATAGTTGGAGCAATGTTATCGAAAAAACTAATCTTAAATTTGCGTCCTGAGAAAATAATAGTGTACGGATCTATTATTTCAATGATAGGTGCTATTACTTTACTATGCTTTGCTATTATTGGTATAAAGGTATCCACGATTGATCTACTGATAATGGTAGTGTGTATATTTATTATTCTCCTTGGTATCGGTATGTCAATTCCGAATTGTCTTAGTCTAGCATTAGTCAATTATGGTGATGTACTTGGAACAGCAGGAGCAATCTTCGGATTGGGTTATTACATTATAGTTAGCCTTATTACTACAGGAATGAGTCTTCTACACAATGAATCCTTGCTGAGGATGCCAATGTATTTTGTATGTTTGACTGTTGCTATGGTACTAGTGAGCCATAGGCTAGTTAAATATGAGTCGAGGTAG
- a CDS encoding hemolysin III family protein, which produces MANTHTYSKGEEIANAITHGIGALLSIAALVILIVFAALKGTALHVVSFSIYGSSMLLLYIASTLVHSFPEGKAKRVFESLDHSCIYIFIAGTYTPILFHTVQGTLGWVLFGVVWGITVVGIVFKSMFANRFLFTSTILYILMGWCIVFAWKPLTANLAAEGITLLVVGGILYTVGTVFYMWRSFPYHHAVWHLFVLAGSIVHFFAIFLYILPA; this is translated from the coding sequence TTGGCTAATACGCATACCTATTCGAAAGGTGAAGAAATTGCTAATGCAATAACTCACGGAATTGGTGCATTATTGAGCATCGCAGCATTAGTTATTTTAATTGTGTTTGCTGCGTTGAAGGGAACGGCTTTGCACGTAGTAAGTTTTTCGATTTATGGTTCATCCATGCTGCTATTATATATAGCATCTACGCTAGTACACAGCTTCCCAGAAGGAAAGGCAAAGAGAGTGTTTGAATCATTAGATCATTCATGCATATATATTTTCATTGCGGGTACGTATACTCCCATCTTGTTTCATACGGTCCAAGGGACTCTTGGTTGGGTGCTATTTGGAGTTGTATGGGGAATTACGGTAGTAGGTATCGTGTTCAAATCAATGTTCGCTAATCGTTTCTTATTTACCTCTACCATTCTTTATATATTAATGGGTTGGTGTATCGTTTTTGCTTGGAAGCCACTAACTGCTAATTTAGCAGCTGAAGGAATCACTTTATTGGTCGTAGGCGGGATTCTATACACTGTAGGAACTGTGTTTTACATGTGGCGTAGCTTTCCTTATCATCATGCAGTATGGCATCTATTTGTACTTGCTGGTTCGATTGTCCATTTCTTTGCAATTTTCCTATATATTTTACCGGCTTAA
- a CDS encoding lipase family protein codes for MSRLQLQAQVQEPDLPSALFLAAICGQTHVQFTNKETGLFVIPDEYRLVGAISTSDMGIENDRYGFIITSKRYSILAFRGTSTALDWAYDFKAQQMEFTPTKNVGNTHKGFTDIYLALREQIFRMLTLLQPELPLFITGHSLGGALATLAAIDIATNSNFNSPIVYTFGAPRVGDPTFVKSYNSTVPIHWRIQNKFDIVPHLPTLVYHSPQTEETYFYLHVKGEVQRTFRQGSVASNHLLSSYFHNLSEDMPQIASAICASPLGFCPNVEIT; via the coding sequence ATGAGTAGACTACAGCTACAAGCACAAGTGCAAGAGCCTGATCTACCAAGCGCATTATTTCTTGCAGCCATTTGCGGACAAACACATGTGCAATTTACAAACAAAGAAACAGGACTCTTTGTTATTCCTGATGAATACAGACTCGTTGGGGCGATCAGTACATCAGATATGGGAATTGAAAATGATCGTTATGGTTTTATCATCACTTCTAAGCGATATTCTATTTTAGCATTTCGTGGTACGAGTACTGCCTTGGACTGGGCCTATGACTTTAAAGCACAACAAATGGAGTTTACACCAACAAAAAATGTCGGCAATACCCATAAAGGATTTACCGACATTTATTTAGCTCTTCGTGAGCAAATATTTCGAATGTTAACTTTACTGCAACCCGAATTACCACTGTTCATTACTGGGCATAGTCTAGGCGGAGCGTTAGCGACACTAGCAGCCATTGATATTGCTACTAATTCTAACTTTAACAGCCCAATCGTTTATACATTTGGTGCACCTAGAGTTGGAGATCCTACATTTGTTAAATCTTATAACTCTACAGTTCCCATTCACTGGAGAATACAGAACAAATTCGATATCGTTCCACATTTACCTACACTAGTCTATCATTCACCACAAACTGAGGAAACTTATTTCTATCTACATGTGAAAGGCGAAGTTCAACGTACATTCCGACAAGGCTCAGTAGCGTCCAATCATCTGCTATCGAGTTATTTCCATAATTTATCCGAAGATATGCCTCAAATCGCTTCAGCTATTTGTGCATCACCACTAGGTTTCTGTCCTAATGTTGAAATAACTTAA
- a CDS encoding Gfo/Idh/MocA family oxidoreductase: MSLNVGIIGTGWFADKHAHLLYGQEGVKVTAIAGSSQKKADQFASNFNDAKGYDNVDDMLDAGELDAVYICTPPFAHGHFEQSLIERNIPFLVEKPLSSEAGLPKQLLQQIEDKQLITSVGYHFRYMDSALKAKQLLAERNIAVSLGYWMGDAPGGTWWRRQELSGGQFVEQTTHIVDLLRYLVGEVTEVYAAYSEGILSKQDSKANVADAGTVTLKLSNGTIATISNTCIVPAGHESGLHIYTNAGKLEIGHGGVKDITTASTTVYHNQSNPYENEAIAFLHAVRTGDVSLIRSNYSDAYRTHQVTMAANESASTGQVIKLV, from the coding sequence ATGTCATTAAACGTAGGTATCATCGGTACTGGTTGGTTTGCTGATAAACACGCGCATTTATTATATGGACAAGAAGGTGTAAAAGTTACTGCAATAGCAGGCAGTTCTCAAAAGAAAGCTGATCAATTCGCTAGTAACTTTAACGATGCGAAGGGATACGACAATGTAGATGATATGCTTGATGCAGGTGAATTAGATGCTGTATACATATGTACTCCGCCATTTGCACATGGACATTTTGAGCAATCATTGATCGAGCGGAATATTCCTTTCCTAGTAGAAAAACCTCTTTCATCTGAAGCAGGCCTACCAAAGCAATTGCTCCAGCAGATCGAAGACAAACAATTAATTACATCAGTTGGTTATCATTTTAGATATATGGACAGTGCACTAAAAGCTAAGCAGTTACTTGCTGAACGAAATATTGCGGTATCACTAGGATATTGGATGGGTGATGCTCCAGGCGGTACATGGTGGCGTAGACAAGAACTTTCTGGTGGTCAATTTGTGGAACAAACGACGCATATCGTTGATTTATTACGTTATCTTGTAGGTGAGGTAACGGAAGTCTATGCAGCTTATAGTGAAGGGATTTTATCTAAACAGGATTCTAAGGCAAATGTAGCAGATGCCGGCACTGTAACATTGAAGTTGAGTAATGGTACAATCGCAACGATTAGTAATACATGTATTGTTCCTGCAGGTCACGAGAGTGGTCTACATATTTATACAAATGCTGGTAAATTAGAAATAGGTCATGGTGGCGTGAAAGATATTACTACAGCATCAACAACGGTGTATCACAATCAAAGTAATCCCTATGAGAACGAAGCTATAGCATTTTTACACGCTGTTCGTACAGGTGATGTTTCACTTATTCGTTCTAATTATAGTGATGCATATCGCACTCACCAAGTAACTATGGCTGCAAATGAGTCTGCTTCAACTGGTCAAGTGATCAAATTAGTCTAA
- a CDS encoding magnesium transporter CorA family protein — protein MIHRNLRYMTGWEWHVLQLQHKPLTHEPQIKFESNKIKEDKRFSGEKYELMRTHPDVSQWIESSYDRITNNIVMQHVENHGVVVHGTILIQLSEDTKDIAPFHFWLSSNKLITMQTDTRIPLRLQNLDHLPLYEQCHSAPEAFFCMIGILLESLDIGLDQFEERLGQLELDMRERNRKDLLDDIIERRYELLHYSHLYLPIREVEGLAKEAFLDTLTASASYIRIQHRFNRIDSLLKHYAMEIDTLISVDDALSNFRGNEIIRTLTIFTVICLPITLFGAIWGSNFIWLPFKNEPLGFLYTLGAILIITSFIYFLLWKRGWTGDILMHRKKSKQLSKLSINILKPLELEEFSQLPSRKSRNKKEKNLGNLESVVTEYANDKPLPSRKLR, from the coding sequence TTGATCCATCGAAATCTTCGTTATATGACGGGCTGGGAATGGCATGTTCTGCAGCTTCAACATAAACCATTAACTCATGAGCCTCAAATTAAATTTGAGTCTAATAAAATAAAAGAAGACAAACGCTTTTCTGGTGAAAAATATGAATTAATGCGAACACATCCTGATGTATCCCAGTGGATCGAATCAAGTTATGATCGGATCACTAACAATATCGTTATGCAACATGTTGAAAATCATGGAGTTGTTGTTCATGGTACGATACTTATTCAGTTGTCTGAGGATACGAAAGATATTGCTCCTTTTCACTTCTGGTTATCTTCTAATAAATTGATTACGATGCAAACAGATACAAGAATTCCACTACGATTACAAAACTTAGATCATCTTCCTCTCTATGAACAGTGTCATAGTGCCCCTGAGGCTTTCTTTTGTATGATTGGTATTCTACTTGAAAGCTTAGATATTGGCTTAGACCAATTCGAAGAACGATTAGGGCAATTAGAATTGGATATGCGTGAACGAAACCGTAAAGATTTATTAGATGATATTATTGAACGAAGATATGAACTTCTACATTACAGCCATTTATATTTACCTATTCGTGAGGTAGAAGGATTAGCAAAAGAAGCTTTCCTAGATACACTTACTGCTTCAGCTAGCTATATCCGAATACAGCATCGATTTAACCGCATTGATAGTTTATTAAAGCACTATGCTATGGAAATTGATACCCTCATCTCCGTTGATGATGCTCTTTCTAATTTTAGAGGAAATGAGATCATTAGAACCTTAACTATTTTTACTGTTATTTGCTTACCTATTACGTTATTTGGAGCTATTTGGGGTAGCAATTTTATATGGTTACCATTCAAAAATGAACCTCTTGGTTTTCTATATACATTAGGTGCAATCTTAATTATTACCAGTTTTATATACTTCCTACTATGGAAACGTGGTTGGACAGGTGATATTCTTATGCATCGCAAAAAAAGCAAGCAACTTTCTAAGCTAAGCATAAATATACTTAAACCGTTAGAACTAGAGGAGTTTTCTCAACTACCTTCTCGGAAATCGCGTAATAAAAAAGAAAAGAACCTTGGAAACTTGGAATCAGTTGTTACCGAATATGCCAATGATAAGCCATTACCTTCTAGGAAACTTCGATAG
- a CDS encoding FAD-binding oxidoreductase: protein MKELHTGNYYWNTFHTKKTEWSTLNKDLTTKVLIVGGGMSGLLMAYMLHEQGIDFILLEGDQIAEGSSLASTGLLQYCNDIMLSELRSAIGREKADTFYRYCYRALDQLKHIASNLQKHVGDAHFRSRTSMQFSSTDEDIIKLQQEYEALLSLELPCELWGSHQIEQQFPFSKGTGLVTHGDAEVNPHLFVLSLAQYLTEEGCHLYEKSLVSDHERLSNGSYRITVNNNYIVQSEYIVYAIGYQPEQLHQKLFQPILNRSYVIVSNPVDDLSSWYEKYMLWETARPYLYLRTTVDNRIIVGGLDETIQTPNHNVASVEALNDKLLDELRKLFPEYDLQIDYSWNATFAETADQLPYLGVDPDDQHIMYILGYGGNGTVSSMLGAELLTNMICGSGAMDDLADIVKLDR, encoded by the coding sequence ATGAAGGAGCTTCATACCGGGAATTATTATTGGAATACGTTTCATACTAAAAAAACAGAATGGTCAACATTAAATAAAGACTTAACAACAAAGGTACTTATCGTTGGCGGTGGTATGTCAGGCCTGTTAATGGCTTATATGCTTCATGAACAAGGTATCGATTTTATACTTCTCGAAGGAGATCAGATTGCTGAAGGTAGTTCATTAGCTAGTACAGGTTTATTACAATATTGCAATGATATTATGTTAAGTGAGTTACGAAGTGCCATAGGTCGTGAAAAGGCAGATACATTTTATCGATATTGTTATCGAGCGTTAGACCAGTTAAAGCATATCGCTTCAAATCTTCAAAAACATGTTGGTGATGCACACTTCCGTTCACGGACAAGTATGCAATTTAGTTCTACTGATGAGGACATCATTAAATTACAACAAGAATATGAAGCTTTGCTAAGTTTGGAATTGCCATGTGAGTTATGGGGAAGTCATCAAATAGAGCAACAATTCCCTTTCTCAAAAGGTACTGGATTAGTGACACATGGCGATGCCGAAGTTAATCCTCATCTATTTGTGTTAAGTCTTGCACAATACTTAACGGAAGAGGGCTGTCATTTGTATGAGAAATCATTAGTTAGTGATCATGAACGCTTATCTAATGGCTCCTATCGAATTACCGTTAATAATAACTATATAGTGCAGTCTGAATACATCGTTTATGCCATTGGTTATCAGCCTGAACAACTCCACCAAAAGCTCTTTCAACCGATATTGAATCGTTCTTATGTTATTGTATCAAACCCTGTTGACGATCTATCGAGTTGGTATGAAAAATATATGCTTTGGGAAACTGCTCGTCCTTATTTGTATTTGCGAACGACGGTAGACAATAGAATTATTGTTGGTGGACTGGATGAAACTATTCAAACTCCCAATCATAATGTCGCATCTGTAGAAGCACTTAATGATAAATTGTTAGATGAGTTACGCAAACTATTTCCGGAATATGATCTCCAGATTGACTATAGTTGGAATGCCACATTTGCAGAAACTGCTGATCAACTTCCTTATCTCGGTGTAGATCCTGATGATCAGCACATTATGTATATCCTTGGTTATGGCGGAAACGGCACTGTCTCAAGTATGCTCGGAGCAGAATTATTAACGAACATGATTTGTGGGTCGGGGGCGATGGATGATCTAGCAGATATTGTGAAGCTCGACCGTTAG
- a CDS encoding helix-turn-helix domain-containing protein, which translates to MENPSHELLKSNQHYADDESTKESYRVASNPNMTEPNKQWLHVLFAGESHTKPNHRLGPKVYDFYLMHVVLSGSGSFTTEHKRYELHAGDTFLIRPNELISYESDNHDPWHYRWVAFRGEQVEHLITLAGFVSGREVMTSVPLEPVGSYYQDILEAFRFNHPTSSIYASGLLHMIMTEYGRAQQPSDYYLHRQHANEHQLHNQMVHYLTTQYTHPVSIEHMAEALGYNRAYLSRIFKQKIGVTPSTFLLQLRLDNARRMLRERTELTIEQVSASVGIQDALYFSKQFKKLYHQSPTSYRKHIIERMK; encoded by the coding sequence ATGGAGAATCCCTCTCATGAACTGCTGAAGTCAAACCAACATTACGCAGACGATGAATCTACGAAAGAATCGTATCGTGTAGCTTCTAATCCTAATATGACAGAACCTAACAAACAATGGCTTCATGTGTTGTTTGCAGGTGAAAGTCATACGAAACCTAATCATCGACTTGGTCCAAAAGTATATGACTTTTATCTCATGCATGTGGTCCTATCAGGTAGTGGAAGCTTTACTACAGAGCATAAGCGTTACGAATTACATGCAGGGGATACCTTTCTTATTCGCCCTAATGAATTAATTTCCTATGAATCCGACAATCATGATCCTTGGCACTATCGCTGGGTCGCTTTTCGTGGTGAGCAAGTAGAACATCTCATAACGTTGGCTGGCTTCGTATCTGGTCGTGAAGTAATGACTAGCGTTCCACTTGAACCAGTAGGGAGCTATTATCAAGATATATTAGAAGCGTTCCGCTTCAACCACCCTACTTCATCCATATACGCCTCTGGTTTACTTCATATGATCATGACTGAATATGGCAGGGCACAACAACCTTCAGATTATTACTTGCATCGACAACATGCGAATGAACATCAGTTGCATAACCAAATGGTCCATTACTTAACAACTCAATATACACATCCAGTCTCCATTGAACATATGGCAGAAGCACTTGGATACAATCGAGCTTATCTTTCCCGTATATTCAAACAAAAAATCGGCGTTACTCCTAGTACTTTTTTGTTACAGTTACGACTAGATAATGCAAGGAGAATGCTTAGAGAAAGAACAGAATTAACGATTGAGCAAGTTTCTGCTTCGGTAGGTATTCAAGATGCTCTATACTTCTCAAAACAATTCAAAAAACTTTACCATCAATCTCCTACTTCATATCGCAAACATATCATTGAGCGAATGAAATAA